The Gammaproteobacteria bacterium DNA segment GCGTTTTTTACATATCGCAGAAGTAAAAGAAGAAGCTTATCGTGCTTTTTTAGGCACTCCGATTATTTATCATCGTCAAGTCTTAGGTGTGTTAATCGCTCAGCAAAAAGAACCCCGACGTTATGATGAGGCAGAAGAAGCGTTTCTTGTCACCTTAGCAACACAGCTCGCTGCGATTATTGCGCATGCGGAAGCAACCGGGGCATTAAGCCAACTATTAGAAACTTCTAAAGAAAGACGTCATGAATTAGTTTACACAGGTGTGCCGGGGGCGCCTGGCATTGGTATTGGTGTGGGTGTAACGGTCTACGTGCCTTTTGATTTGGATTCTGTTCCAGATCGCGAGCCTGACGATATTAATACTGAGATTGAATTACTTGAAAATGCTTTTTCGATAGTGCGTGAAGATTTACGTTTATTGAGTGAACGTCTTTATCCCAGCTTGCCCCCCGAAGAACGGGCATTGTTTGATGTGTATCAACGAATTCTTGATAGTGCCGATTTGGGAACTGAAGTGGCTCAAGAAATACGCGGCGGTAATTGGGCTTCCGGCGCTTTACGTAGCGTCATCAGTAAACATGTGCGCCGCTTAGAAAGTCTTGATAATGAATATATGCGTGATCGTGCTGAAGATATTAAAGATTTAGGATTACGCATTTTAGGTTGCTTACAAAAAAATGACCGTTCTTTACCAAAATATAGCGATAAAACAATTTTAGTTGGCGAAGTCTTAACACCTAATGATTTAGCTGAAGTACCAGAAGGTTGCCTTGCTGGCATGATTGCCGGTAAAGGGTCGAGCAATTCGCATGTGGCTATTTTAGCACGTGCCATGAAAGTCCCTACAGTCATGGGATTAGGTGATGTCCCCATTTATGAATTGCAAGGAAAAGAAATTATTGTCGATGGCTATTATGGCCAAATTTATGTTTCACCCAGTCAAACATTACGAGCTGAATTTGAACGTCTCTTAGAAGAAGAGCAAAAATTAGATGCAGCGTTAGAAGAAATGCGTGATCTACCTGCATTAACACGCGATGGCCATCGCATTGCTTTAATGGTTAACACAGGTTTAGGTGCTGACATAAGTATTTCCTTGTCAGCAGGTGCTGAAGGCGTGGGGTTATATCGAACG contains these protein-coding regions:
- the ptsP gene encoding phosphoenolpyruvate--protein phosphotransferase, which translates into the protein MLNILRHIIQEVTSAPDFREALDIMVQRIANALATEACSIFLLDRQHGEYVLMATQGLNPKAVGKVRVPINKGLIGLVGEREEPINIDDAKMHPRFLHIAEVKEEAYRAFLGTPIIYHRQVLGVLIAQQKEPRRYDEAEEAFLVTLATQLAAIIAHAEATGALSQLLETSKERRHELVYTGVPGAPGIGIGVGVTVYVPFDLDSVPDREPDDINTEIELLENAFSIVREDLRLLSERLYPSLPPEERALFDVYQRILDSADLGTEVAQEIRGGNWASGALRSVISKHVRRLESLDNEYMRDRAEDIKDLGLRILGCLQKNDRSLPKYSDKTILVGEVLTPNDLAEVPEGCLAGMIAGKGSSNSHVAILARAMKVPTVMGLGDVPIYELQGKEIIVDGYYGQIYVSPSQTLRAEFERLLEEEQKLDAALEEMRDLPALTRDGHRIALMVNTGLGADISISLSAGAEGVGLYRTEIPFMMRDRFPSGEEQRIIYRQLLSSFAPRPVIIRTLDVGGDKPLPYFPIKEDNPFLGWRGMRITLDHPEIFLSQLRAMMRASVGLNNLRIMLPMITDVTEVDEAMRLIRKAYAEVCEEGCKIEMPQIGVMIEVPSAVYQARALAKRVDFLSVGSNDLTQYLLAVDRNNPRVANLYDSLHPAVLRALIQVVENGHQEGKHVSICGEMAGDPTSVMLLIAMGFDSLSMNASSVGRIRWIIRHITHKKAAKLLQEVLTMESAVMIRCHMELALERAGLGHLIRAGR